AGACCATGCAAGCGACAAACTATAATTTGAAACCGAAAGTACAAGAATTTTTGAAAGGAATCAAAGGATTATATATCAATGGGGAGTATGTGCCAGCAATTAATGGAAAAACGTTTGATGTTGTTAATCCTGCCAATGAAGAGGTCATCACAGAAGTAAGTGAAGCGCAGGAGGAAGATATTAACGTGGCCGTAGCTGCAGCAAGAAAAGCATTTGATGAAGGCGAATGGACAAAAATGGAGGCAGCTGAACGCTCCCATCTAATCTATAAGTTTGCGGATCTTTTAGAAGAAAATAGAGAAGAACTTGCACAGCTGGAATCATTGGATAACGGAAAGCCCTACATGATTGCTTTGGAAGATGATATTGATGGAACGATTCAGCATTTTAGATATTATGCTGGATGGGCAACGAAGATATTTGGCAAAACCACTCAAATTTCCAAGGATTATGTAACCTATACGGTACACGAACCCGTTGGATTGGTAGGTCAAATTATTCCTTGGAATTTTCCGCTTGCCATGGCAGGGTGGAAGCTCGGGTCTGCACTTGCTGTTGGCTGTACGATTGTTATTAAGCCAGCAACTGAAACACCGTTATCTCTTCTCTATGTAGGCGAGCTGTTTAAAAAGGCTGGATTTCCAGATGGAGTTGTGAATATTGTTCCTGGAACAGGAAGTATAGCGGGAGAAGCAATCATTACGCATAAAGACGTGGATAAGGTAGCATTCACTGGCTCAACAGCTGTCGGAAAAGAAGTCATGAAAAAAGCTGCAGACCAAATTAAAGGCATTACGCTCGAACTTGGCGGAAAATCGCCAGCGATTATTTTAGATGATGCCAATCTTGAGGAAGCAATTGAAGGGGCATTTAACGGAACGATGTACAATCATGGACAAAACTGCAGTGCTTGTACGCGTGTATTTGTACAGCGAAATATTTATGACCGTGTCGTAGCAGCATTGGCAGAGCGGGCAAAAGCACTGAAGCTAGGTGACGGAATGAACCCTGAAACGGAAATGGGTCCACTTGTTTCAGCTAAGCAGCATCAAACGGTTCTTAACTATATTGAACAAGGCAAAAAAGAAGGGGCACTTCTTGTGGCAGGTGGCGAGAAAGCTTTTGAAAAAGGATATTTTGTACAGCCAACCATTTTTGCTGATGTAGAAGATCACATGGTAATTGCCCATGAGGAAATCTTTGGTCCGGTTATGTCCGTTTTCGTTTTTGATACGATTGAAGAAGTAATTAAGCGTGCAAATGATAGTGATTACGGCTTGGCTGCAAGTGTTTGGACAGAAAATATCAAAAAAGCTCACTATATTTCAGGGAAGCTTCAATCAGGTACAGTTTGGATTAATGATTTTGGCCTTGAATGGGAAACAATGCCTTTTGGCGGCTACAAACAATCAGGAATTGGCAGAGAAATGGGTGGAGAGTATGGATTACAAAACTATACGGAAGTGAAAAGTGTGTTTGTTAACATCAAACAGGATAACTAGAACGCTAGAATAATAGCCGGATATTAA
This region of Oceanobacillus sp. FSL K6-2867 genomic DNA includes:
- a CDS encoding aldehyde dehydrogenase family protein — encoded protein: MQATNYNLKPKVQEFLKGIKGLYINGEYVPAINGKTFDVVNPANEEVITEVSEAQEEDINVAVAAARKAFDEGEWTKMEAAERSHLIYKFADLLEENREELAQLESLDNGKPYMIALEDDIDGTIQHFRYYAGWATKIFGKTTQISKDYVTYTVHEPVGLVGQIIPWNFPLAMAGWKLGSALAVGCTIVIKPATETPLSLLYVGELFKKAGFPDGVVNIVPGTGSIAGEAIITHKDVDKVAFTGSTAVGKEVMKKAADQIKGITLELGGKSPAIILDDANLEEAIEGAFNGTMYNHGQNCSACTRVFVQRNIYDRVVAALAERAKALKLGDGMNPETEMGPLVSAKQHQTVLNYIEQGKKEGALLVAGGEKAFEKGYFVQPTIFADVEDHMVIAHEEIFGPVMSVFVFDTIEEVIKRANDSDYGLAASVWTENIKKAHYISGKLQSGTVWINDFGLEWETMPFGGYKQSGIGREMGGEYGLQNYTEVKSVFVNIKQDN